One region of Primulina tabacum isolate GXHZ01 chromosome 17, ASM2559414v2, whole genome shotgun sequence genomic DNA includes:
- the LOC142531919 gene encoding profilin-1-like, translated as MSWQTYVDDHLMCDVDGVHLTAAAIIGLDGSVWAQSSTFPQFKPEEISNIAKDFEEPGFLAPTGLYLGGHKYMVIQGEPGAVIRGKKGAGGITIKKTGQALIFGIYEEPMTPGQCNMVVEKMGDYLIDQGL; from the exons ATGTCGTGGCAGACTTACGTAGACGATCACTTGATGTGCGATGTGGACGGCGTTCACCTCACCGCCGCCGCCATCATCGGCCTAGACGGGAGCGTTTGGGCCCAGAGCTCCACCTTCCCTCAG TTCAAACCCGAGGAGATTTCCAACATTGCAAAGGATTTTGAGGAGCCTGGATTTCTTGCTCCTACTGGACTATACCTAGGAGGCCACAAGTATATGGTGATTCAGGGGGAGCCTGGTGCTGTTATTCGTGGAAAGAAG GGGGCTGGCGGTATAACCATAAAGAAAACTGGGCAAGCTCTCATTTTCGGCATCTATGAGGAACCAATGACGCCTGGACAGTGCAACATGGTTGTTGAGAAGATGGGAGACTACCTTATCGACCAGGGCCTGTAG